One genomic window of Actinoalloteichus hoggarensis includes the following:
- a CDS encoding Bax inhibitor-1/YccA family protein: protein MRTTSNPAFRNLPTGGGYANFDNYPGAQTQGYGGQQGPPAAADRPMTIDDVVTKTGMTLGVLVVTAVLTAVSQAYWLAIPGLIAGLVLGLVNAFKRKPSPVLILLYAVAEGMLLGALSGMVATFSEAGGAIVGQAVVGTLGVFFGMLVIYKTGAIRVTPKLTRWVVGALIGVGVLMLANLVAGFFVPGGMGLRDGGTLAIIFSLVCIGIAAFVFLLDFKMADDMIQQGTPSVYAWQVAFGLTMTLVWLYIEILRLLSYFNE from the coding sequence GTGCGCACAACCAGCAATCCCGCGTTCCGCAACCTGCCCACGGGCGGCGGCTACGCGAACTTCGACAACTACCCGGGCGCCCAGACCCAGGGCTACGGGGGGCAGCAGGGTCCGCCCGCCGCCGCCGACCGGCCGATGACCATCGACGACGTGGTCACCAAGACCGGTATGACGCTGGGCGTCCTGGTCGTCACCGCCGTGCTGACCGCGGTGAGCCAGGCTTACTGGCTGGCCATCCCCGGCCTGATCGCCGGTCTGGTGTTGGGCCTGGTCAACGCCTTCAAGCGCAAGCCGAGCCCGGTGCTGATCCTGCTGTACGCGGTGGCCGAGGGCATGCTGCTCGGCGCCCTCAGCGGCATGGTCGCCACCTTCAGCGAGGCCGGTGGTGCGATCGTCGGACAGGCCGTGGTCGGCACGCTGGGCGTGTTCTTCGGCATGCTGGTGATCTACAAGACCGGCGCGATCCGCGTCACCCCGAAGCTCACCCGCTGGGTGGTCGGCGCGTTGATCGGCGTCGGCGTGCTCATGCTGGCCAACCTCGTCGCGGGCTTCTTCGTGCCCGGCGGCATGGGGCTGCGCGACGGCGGCACGCTCGCCATCATCTTCAGCCTGGTGTGCATCGGCATCGCGGCCTTCGTGTTCCTGCTCGACTTCAAGATGGCCGACGACATGATCCAGCAGGGCACCCCCTCGGTGTACGCCTGGCAGGTCGCCTTCGGCCTGACCATGACGCTGGTCTGGCTGTACATCGAGATCCTGCGACTGCTCTCGTACTTCAACGAGTAG
- a CDS encoding ATP-grasp domain-containing protein encodes MADAEWEQAALPLPPDATADAVTVKPVSTPLATPLLLQGQEYHYRAPNACLDFQERMYRAGLVEPGDGSPEPCVLVLARAADMEMNELSLTLAEHDIRMVRIDADRCLDLALTVYPDTPLIELDQWLLRPLLVWRRHFDLTALPVDPRSLYGSYALDQWAAVADWLTVRPDWGHVNEPRSSARLDRLTQLADAQAEGFAVPRTVVTTRPARNRPGGARCIVKTAGRHLLEPRPGSLQGLFPRPLDTSRAGELSEPAPVIVQQYLAADAELRVFVVGRELIAYRVDKLDPAQLWQDPDAVAVTPVEAAPDVADRLRALAARWRLDVAAFDLLEVEGEHVFLEVNVSCDWRWFENRAGETSVSDAVNRWIVGRFDELRRAERLR; translated from the coding sequence GTGGCGGACGCCGAGTGGGAGCAGGCAGCGCTGCCGCTCCCGCCCGACGCCACCGCCGACGCCGTCACGGTCAAGCCCGTCTCGACCCCGCTGGCCACGCCGTTGCTGTTACAGGGCCAGGAATACCACTACCGCGCTCCCAACGCCTGCCTCGACTTCCAGGAACGGATGTACCGGGCGGGTCTTGTCGAGCCGGGAGACGGCAGCCCGGAACCCTGCGTGCTCGTCCTCGCCAGGGCGGCCGACATGGAGATGAACGAGCTGTCGCTCACCCTCGCGGAGCACGACATCCGGATGGTGCGCATCGACGCCGACCGATGCCTCGACCTCGCGCTCACCGTCTACCCCGACACTCCGCTGATCGAGCTGGACCAATGGCTGCTGCGCCCGCTGCTCGTGTGGCGCCGCCATTTCGACCTCACCGCCCTGCCCGTCGACCCCCGCTCGCTCTACGGCTCCTACGCCCTGGACCAGTGGGCCGCCGTCGCCGACTGGCTCACCGTGCGGCCGGACTGGGGCCACGTCAACGAACCCCGCAGCAGCGCCCGGCTCGACCGGCTCACCCAGCTTGCCGACGCCCAGGCCGAGGGGTTCGCCGTGCCCCGGACCGTCGTCACCACCCGGCCCGCCCGCAACCGGCCCGGCGGCGCCCGGTGCATCGTCAAGACGGCGGGACGACACCTGCTCGAACCTCGCCCCGGCTCCCTGCAGGGGCTCTTCCCTCGGCCGTTGGACACCAGCAGGGCCGGGGAGCTGAGCGAACCGGCCCCGGTGATCGTGCAGCAGTACCTGGCGGCCGACGCCGAGCTGCGGGTCTTCGTCGTCGGCCGGGAACTGATCGCCTACCGGGTGGACAAGCTGGACCCGGCGCAGCTCTGGCAGGACCCGGACGCCGTCGCGGTCACCCCTGTCGAAGCCGCCCCCGACGTCGCCGATCGATTACGCGCCCTCGCCGCCCGCTGGCGCCTGGACGTCGCGGCCTTCGACCTCTTGGAGGTCGAGGGCGAACACGTCTTCCTTGAGGTGAACGTCAGCTGCGACTGGCGCTGGTTCGAGAATCGCGCTGGTGAGACCAGCGTCTCGGACGCCGTCAATCGGTGGATCGTCGGCCGATTCGACGAGCTGCGCCGCGCCGAACGCCTTCGGTGA
- a CDS encoding AAA family ATPase: MPAVAAVAAVGAAVRAGVESVVVGAGRSLRLTLAALLAGGHVLLEDVPGLGKTLLASSLAQTLGLDFRRLQCTPDLLPADITGSSLFDPTTREFVFRPGPIFTGLLLADEINRTPPKTQSALLEAMQERQVTVEGTTMRLTRPFHVLATANPVEYEGTYPLPEAQLDRFLLRLDVGYPTAEQETEVLRRRLARRQEETTLPAVVGAEEFTAMQAGVETVDVDSDVLRYCVELASATRTHPAVEVGASPRGALALVLVARALAVLDGRTFVLPEDVKECAVAALAHRITLRPETWTTGVTGVEVVAELLTSVPGPATGRQGTRRS; encoded by the coding sequence GTGCCCGCCGTCGCCGCCGTCGCCGCCGTCGGCGCGGCGGTGCGCGCCGGTGTGGAGTCCGTCGTCGTCGGGGCGGGCCGGAGCCTGCGGCTGACCCTGGCCGCCCTGCTCGCGGGCGGGCACGTCCTGCTGGAGGACGTGCCCGGGCTGGGCAAGACGTTGCTGGCGAGCAGCCTCGCCCAGACGCTCGGACTGGACTTCCGTCGTCTCCAGTGCACCCCCGACCTGCTGCCCGCCGATATCACCGGCTCCTCTCTGTTCGACCCCACCACCCGCGAGTTCGTCTTCCGGCCGGGCCCGATCTTCACCGGTCTGCTCCTCGCGGACGAGATCAACCGGACGCCGCCGAAGACCCAGTCGGCGCTGCTGGAGGCGATGCAGGAACGGCAGGTCACCGTCGAGGGCACCACGATGCGTCTCACCAGGCCGTTCCATGTGCTGGCCACCGCGAATCCCGTCGAGTACGAGGGCACCTATCCGCTGCCGGAGGCGCAGCTCGACCGCTTTCTCCTGCGGTTGGACGTCGGCTACCCGACGGCGGAGCAGGAGACGGAGGTGCTGCGCCGCAGGCTGGCCCGACGGCAGGAGGAGACCACGCTCCCCGCGGTCGTCGGCGCCGAGGAGTTCACGGCGATGCAGGCCGGGGTCGAGACCGTCGACGTCGATTCCGACGTGCTGCGGTACTGCGTCGAGCTGGCCTCGGCCACCCGGACGCATCCGGCGGTCGAGGTCGGCGCCTCGCCGCGCGGCGCCCTGGCCCTGGTGCTGGTCGCGCGGGCCCTCGCCGTGCTCGACGGACGGACGTTCGTGCTGCCCGAGGACGTCAAGGAGTGCGCGGTGGCCGCCCTCGCGCACCGGATCACACTGCGACCCGAGACCTGGACGACCGGTGTGACCGGTGTCGAGGTGGTCGCCGAACTGCTCACGTCGGTGCCCGGTCCGGCCACCGGCAGGCAGGGGACGAGACGATCGTGA
- a CDS encoding NAD(P)/FAD-dependent oxidoreductase, with protein MAGKKAAPTKIVILGGGYVGMYTALRLQTKLKAAEASVTVIDPQPHMTYQPFLPEAAAGSIEPRHVVVPLRRTLKRCHVVTGRVAKVEHDKHTVTVDMAEGHVEKLEYDVLVVALGSVARTLPIPGLADQGNSFKTVGEAIFLRNHVLSRMDDASSMAEGERRRRLLTFMVVGGGYAGIEALAELEDMARYATRYYKTIKPSDLQWILVEATNRVMPEVSPRMGVYTVERLEERGIKVFLDTRVDDMTGGDVRLSDGTTFATDTIVWTAGVKANPVLADTDLPRDERGRVRCTADLRVEGLSGVWAAGDCAAVPDLSKTEQDPNATCSPSAQHAVRQAKQLADNLIASLRGREPTPYRHKYAGSVASLGLYKGVADVYGIKLKGFPAWFMHRTYHVSRMPTFNRKARIVIDWTLALLFRREVISMGQLQEPKAEFARAASK; from the coding sequence ATGGCTGGTAAGAAGGCGGCACCCACCAAGATCGTGATCTTGGGTGGCGGGTATGTCGGAATGTACACAGCGTTGCGCCTACAGACCAAATTGAAGGCGGCGGAGGCGTCGGTCACCGTGATCGACCCACAGCCGCACATGACCTATCAACCCTTCCTCCCGGAGGCCGCGGCGGGCTCGATCGAGCCGCGCCACGTGGTGGTGCCGCTGCGGCGCACCCTGAAGCGGTGTCACGTGGTCACCGGGCGGGTCGCGAAGGTCGAGCACGACAAGCACACGGTCACGGTGGACATGGCCGAGGGGCACGTCGAGAAGCTGGAGTACGACGTCCTCGTGGTCGCCCTGGGTTCGGTGGCCCGCACGCTGCCGATTCCGGGCCTGGCCGACCAGGGCAACTCGTTCAAGACCGTGGGCGAGGCCATCTTCCTCCGCAACCACGTCCTCTCCCGGATGGACGACGCCTCCTCCATGGCCGAGGGCGAGCGCAGGCGTCGGCTGCTGACCTTCATGGTCGTCGGCGGCGGCTACGCGGGCATCGAGGCGCTGGCCGAACTGGAGGACATGGCCCGCTACGCGACGCGCTACTACAAGACCATCAAGCCGTCCGACCTGCAATGGATCCTGGTCGAGGCGACCAACCGGGTCATGCCCGAGGTCAGCCCGCGCATGGGCGTCTACACGGTGGAGCGGCTGGAGGAGCGGGGAATCAAGGTCTTCCTCGACACCAGGGTCGACGACATGACCGGCGGCGACGTCCGGCTCAGCGACGGGACCACCTTCGCCACGGACACGATCGTGTGGACGGCAGGCGTGAAGGCCAATCCGGTGCTCGCCGACACCGACCTGCCTCGGGACGAACGCGGCCGGGTCCGCTGCACCGCCGATCTGCGGGTGGAGGGTCTGTCGGGGGTGTGGGCGGCGGGCGACTGCGCCGCGGTGCCGGATCTCTCCAAGACCGAGCAGGACCCGAACGCGACGTGCAGCCCGTCGGCACAGCATGCCGTGCGGCAGGCCAAGCAGCTCGCGGACAACCTCATCGCCTCGTTGCGGGGACGGGAGCCGACGCCGTACCGGCACAAGTACGCAGGGTCGGTGGCCAGCCTCGGCCTGTACAAGGGCGTCGCCGACGTCTACGGGATCAAGTTGAAGGGTTTCCCCGCCTGGTTCATGCACCGCACCTACCATGTGAGTCGGATGCCCACCTTCAACCGCAAGGCGCGCATCGTGATCGACTGGACTCTGGCGCTGCTCTTCCGGCGCGAGGTCATCTCCATGGGGCAGTTGCAGGAGCCCAAGGCTGAGTTCGCTCGTGCGGCGTCGAAGTGA
- a CDS encoding class F sortase has protein sequence MSLSSDSSTPAAWRRAAGVAAVGGAVGIAGLLLFGPSAMEVPGTAHPVQQPLSHVLGHNLAMPGAAEVRFGVPPERAASDQTIDEQADDAVAEEVTTQAAPPPPPPPPPPPPQAAPAPEAPAQAAQRPGTIRLPQGGTADLVRREVGPDRVLPVPDGIDQATWWGTGLGAESGAAVFAGHVNWQGRRGPFAELWDARIGREVSVMDQNGRAWRFAVSEVHTVHKDDLPARAAALFGQDGPHRIVLVTCGGRWEGGALGYEDNRIVVATPIS, from the coding sequence GTGTCCTTGAGCTCTGACTCCTCCACCCCGGCCGCGTGGCGACGCGCGGCCGGGGTGGCGGCCGTCGGCGGTGCGGTCGGCATCGCCGGGCTGTTGCTCTTCGGCCCCTCGGCGATGGAGGTGCCCGGCACCGCCCATCCCGTCCAGCAGCCCCTGTCCCACGTGCTGGGCCACAACCTCGCCATGCCGGGCGCGGCCGAGGTGCGCTTCGGTGTGCCGCCGGAACGGGCGGCGAGCGATCAGACGATCGACGAGCAGGCCGACGACGCCGTGGCCGAGGAGGTCACGACGCAGGCCGCACCACCGCCACCGCCTCCCCCGCCGCCTCCCCCGCCGCAGGCCGCACCCGCGCCGGAGGCTCCCGCCCAGGCGGCCCAGCGTCCCGGCACGATCCGGCTTCCGCAGGGCGGCACCGCCGATCTCGTCCGACGTGAGGTCGGCCCGGACCGGGTGCTGCCGGTCCCGGACGGCATCGACCAGGCGACCTGGTGGGGCACCGGCCTGGGCGCCGAGTCGGGGGCGGCCGTCTTCGCCGGACACGTGAACTGGCAGGGCAGGCGCGGCCCGTTCGCCGAGCTGTGGGACGCCAGGATCGGTCGCGAGGTCTCGGTGATGGACCAGAACGGCCGAGCGTGGCGCTTCGCCGTGTCGGAGGTGCACACCGTCCACAAGGACGACCTGCCCGCCAGGGCGGCCGCGCTGTTCGGTCAGGACGGCCCGCACCGGATCGTCCTGGTGACCTGCGGCGGACGCTGGGAGGGCGGCGCGCTGGGCTACGAGGACAACCGGATCGTCGTCGCGACGCCGATCTCCTGA
- a CDS encoding DUF58 domain-containing protein, with protein MTTAPGETARLDRLRAGLGRRTGSRWQPTDALYRGLVLGTGLICVGVLLHRLEPVLLGAPLLLSTVLALAGARPPAEQPTLWVHPPPRVGESTSAGVGIEVTGDVEWTAVRLPAARRDRPPPTAEVRPGGRRRLTAAAAALRAAVGEADETVHVLPGDGGPWRAELPRRRWGDAVELRPDHLFAGPDALLVYGPVTGVEIRRTVLPPVVALPAGPLPPRAAGLVGVHRSVQPGDGTELRDIRPFRPGDRLRRIDWRVSARSGAFDPLRGGVGWHVRERHAEADAEIVLAVDTRIDVGAEIGDWMAPSEARSTTGSLDATVRAASALAAAYLRQGDRVGLIDLGRPQLSVPCAAGRRQLLRLRGALATCARQAGWAAQPILRPRQVPAGAVLIVLSPFLDDAVVTSTGQAARRGRVFGVDVLPGPLTSDASMPWGAAVRTVLTLEHAGRLRALAEHGVRVVRWDSDGAEAMAALRGARRRGGRR; from the coding sequence GTGACCACGGCGCCGGGAGAGACGGCACGGCTCGACCGGTTGCGCGCCGGCCTGGGCAGGCGCACCGGCAGCCGCTGGCAGCCGACCGACGCCCTGTATCGGGGCCTGGTGCTCGGCACCGGGCTGATCTGCGTCGGCGTGCTGCTGCATCGGCTGGAGCCGGTGCTCCTCGGTGCCCCGCTGCTGCTGTCGACGGTGCTCGCGCTGGCAGGCGCCCGGCCGCCCGCCGAGCAGCCGACCTTGTGGGTGCATCCGCCGCCGCGAGTCGGCGAGTCGACGTCGGCCGGAGTGGGGATCGAGGTGACGGGCGACGTCGAATGGACGGCCGTCCGACTGCCCGCGGCGCGCCGTGACCGGCCTCCGCCGACCGCCGAGGTTCGGCCGGGCGGGCGTCGTCGACTCACGGCGGCCGCCGCGGCACTGCGGGCGGCGGTCGGCGAGGCGGATGAGACGGTGCACGTGCTACCGGGTGACGGCGGCCCGTGGCGGGCGGAGCTGCCGCGGCGTCGGTGGGGCGACGCGGTGGAGCTGCGGCCGGACCACCTGTTCGCGGGCCCGGACGCCCTGCTCGTCTACGGCCCGGTCACCGGCGTCGAGATCCGTCGGACCGTGCTGCCGCCCGTCGTCGCCCTGCCCGCTGGTCCGTTGCCGCCGAGAGCGGCGGGCCTGGTGGGCGTGCATCGTTCGGTGCAGCCGGGCGACGGCACCGAGCTTCGCGACATCCGACCCTTCCGCCCGGGCGACCGGCTGCGGCGCATCGACTGGCGGGTGTCGGCGCGCAGCGGTGCCTTCGACCCCCTGCGCGGCGGTGTGGGCTGGCATGTGCGGGAGCGGCACGCCGAGGCCGATGCCGAGATCGTGCTGGCGGTGGACACCCGGATCGACGTCGGCGCCGAGATCGGCGACTGGATGGCGCCGTCGGAGGCGCGGTCGACGACGGGCAGCCTCGACGCGACCGTGCGGGCGGCGAGTGCACTGGCCGCCGCCTACCTGCGGCAGGGCGACCGGGTCGGGCTGATCGACCTGGGCAGGCCGCAGCTGTCGGTGCCGTGCGCGGCGGGACGGCGTCAGCTGCTGCGGCTGCGGGGTGCGCTGGCGACCTGCGCGCGGCAGGCGGGCTGGGCGGCGCAGCCGATCCTGCGACCACGTCAGGTCCCGGCCGGTGCGGTGCTCATCGTGTTGTCGCCGTTCCTGGATGACGCGGTGGTGACGTCGACCGGTCAGGCGGCCCGCCGAGGCCGGGTGTTCGGCGTCGACGTGCTGCCCGGTCCGTTGACCTCGGACGCCTCGATGCCTTGGGGAGCGGCGGTGCGGACGGTGCTGACGCTGGAGCACGCGGGGCGGCTGCGAGCGCTGGCCGAGCACGGCGTGCGGGTCGTCCGATGGGACTCCGACGGCGCCGAGGCGATGGCCGCGCTGCGGGGCGCCCGCCGACGGGGAGGCAGACGGTGA
- a CDS encoding MSCRAMM family protein, which produces MRRRLVAGLAGLSMLTAIGLAAVPGTAVAEVEEGLGHRTAPQPYDGKPQDYDWVGSYLWNGEHVWCVQYAFRAPDSDEEYVDGDDLLTKWGDPLAPEIASNISYLLLRYSGTESDDESAALAHLMHTWTASPRTDADLDPSNGYTTIGYDVDFHYNELPESTRAVIDHMQVDAEVNRGPWTVDLTAPEGDQIIGTPDSWQIEVLNTANDGVGGIPVELQLTDAELAQPEITEPPRTVLLQEEDLEGDEDGTTTQYLNTPEDGSPLVFDVIPTGPNPSVVANVQTPAAQPQVRVPPDSSNNVQRVVTTGGEDTVTVEAALEARTAPGIVQVSKVDAATGLAVADVSLRITGADESTPAIRQDGEPLVGEDGEPLVVVTDADGIAVIEDLQTPQDICLIETAAPPGYEEQFDPDDPPTACGTVEPGQTLSLSIANQPNPTPTVPSTIPAGDVGQGVSAAAATTDQANPAALIGLGVLAVIGATLTGLVWHRRIAGRDSRRQ; this is translated from the coding sequence ATGCGGAGGAGACTGGTCGCCGGTCTTGCCGGCCTCTCGATGCTGACCGCCATAGGACTGGCCGCCGTGCCAGGCACGGCGGTCGCCGAGGTGGAGGAGGGACTCGGGCACCGCACCGCGCCTCAGCCCTATGACGGCAAACCGCAGGACTACGACTGGGTCGGGTCCTATCTGTGGAACGGCGAGCACGTCTGGTGCGTGCAGTACGCGTTCCGCGCCCCCGACTCCGACGAGGAGTACGTGGACGGCGACGATCTGCTGACCAAGTGGGGCGACCCGCTGGCGCCGGAGATCGCGTCGAACATCTCGTACCTCCTGCTGCGCTACAGCGGCACGGAGTCGGACGACGAGTCGGCCGCGTTGGCCCACCTGATGCACACCTGGACGGCATCGCCGCGCACCGACGCCGACCTCGACCCGAGCAACGGCTACACCACCATCGGGTACGACGTCGACTTCCACTACAACGAGCTGCCCGAGTCCACCCGGGCCGTGATCGATCACATGCAGGTCGACGCCGAGGTCAACCGGGGGCCCTGGACGGTCGACCTGACCGCGCCGGAGGGCGACCAGATCATCGGGACGCCCGACTCCTGGCAGATCGAGGTTCTCAACACGGCGAACGACGGTGTCGGCGGCATCCCGGTGGAACTCCAGCTCACCGACGCCGAGCTGGCGCAGCCGGAGATCACCGAGCCGCCGCGCACGGTCCTGCTCCAAGAGGAGGACCTCGAAGGCGACGAGGACGGCACCACGACGCAGTACCTGAACACGCCGGAGGACGGCTCGCCGCTGGTCTTCGACGTGATCCCCACCGGTCCGAACCCGTCCGTGGTCGCCAACGTGCAGACTCCGGCGGCACAGCCGCAGGTGCGGGTGCCCCCGGACTCGTCGAACAACGTGCAGCGCGTCGTCACCACCGGCGGCGAGGACACCGTGACCGTCGAGGCGGCGCTGGAGGCGAGGACGGCACCCGGCATCGTCCAGGTGTCCAAGGTGGACGCCGCGACCGGTCTGGCCGTCGCGGACGTCTCGCTGCGGATCACCGGCGCCGACGAGTCGACCCCCGCGATCCGCCAGGACGGCGAACCGCTGGTCGGCGAGGACGGCGAGCCGCTGGTGGTCGTCACCGACGCCGACGGGATCGCCGTCATCGAGGATCTCCAGACGCCGCAGGACATCTGTCTGATCGAGACGGCGGCACCACCCGGATACGAGGAGCAGTTCGATCCGGACGATCCGCCGACCGCCTGCGGCACCGTGGAACCGGGGCAGACGCTCAGCCTGTCCATCGCCAACCAGCCGAACCCGACGCCGACGGTGCCGAGCACCATCCCGGCGGGCGACGTCGGTCAGGGCGTGTCGGCGGCGGCGGCCACGACCGACCAGGCCAACCCGGCCGCACTGATCGGGCTGGGCGTGTTGGCGGTGATCGGCGCTACGCTGACAGGACTCGTCTGGCATCGCAGGATCGCCGGACGGGACAGCCGACGACAGTAG
- a CDS encoding glycosyltransferase 87 family protein: protein MPLTTPVAADGIVSSRAARLGARARSGPILVIVLSAVVLVLNVARLIGDSALVDASVYFGGARLLLEGGDLYGTRIAAPGIELPFTYPPFAALLFVGVFAGSLLSGAYLLTVLGTGALLSTLFLIARRYDQSRPAALASAAAFTAAATFLEPVAETLDFVQINTVLLGMVAWDCLGRAGLLPRGLLVGLATAIKLTPAVFVLFFLARRDWRSVGWTAIGFLGASGAGWLVAPAQSVDYWSTVLADSGRIGDPAYVGNQSLRGLFSRLVGDETVVSALWVLTSVLVVTTGWLVAARLRGLGQDVPALCAVATVGLLVSPVSWSHHWVWVVPALLVLWSRPAGMPHEVSARPRSSIPAPRSVRSDRPAAPPAALTVRPAVPRPSPWSGPVLRRRGLCLLVAGYLIAGVHWWLPHERDDHLGWSGWQQVLGSDYVLAALLGLGALAVLAWRWGRPLVDPSQPQAEPTSRAPAAEQAPAGEQQAMPGPAERGTAAQAAVIHEDVVADAAPAGVTASAGRGGPGRPATDSPAGRARPGGPDQNDHGVAESPPDPATPGAEPGRPVAASEPPARPATRRATPGRPPEA from the coding sequence ATGCCGCTCACCACACCTGTCGCCGCCGACGGCATCGTGTCGTCCCGAGCAGCCCGCCTCGGCGCGCGGGCGCGGTCCGGACCGATTCTCGTGATCGTGCTGTCGGCCGTCGTCCTCGTCCTCAACGTCGCACGCCTGATCGGCGACTCCGCGCTGGTCGACGCCAGCGTGTACTTCGGCGGTGCCCGGCTGCTGCTGGAGGGCGGCGATCTCTACGGGACGCGCATCGCCGCGCCCGGCATCGAACTGCCCTTCACCTATCCGCCCTTCGCCGCGCTGCTCTTCGTCGGCGTCTTCGCCGGATCGCTCCTCTCGGGCGCGTACCTGCTCACGGTGCTGGGCACGGGTGCGCTGTTGTCCACCCTGTTCCTCATCGCCCGGCGTTACGACCAGAGCCGGCCCGCGGCCCTCGCCTCGGCGGCCGCGTTCACCGCCGCCGCCACCTTCCTCGAACCCGTCGCCGAGACCCTGGACTTCGTCCAGATCAACACGGTCCTGCTCGGCATGGTGGCCTGGGACTGTCTCGGGCGAGCCGGACTGCTGCCGAGGGGACTGCTGGTCGGCCTGGCGACGGCGATCAAGCTCACCCCCGCCGTCTTCGTGCTGTTCTTCCTCGCCCGACGGGATTGGCGCTCGGTCGGCTGGACGGCGATCGGCTTCCTCGGCGCCTCCGGGGCGGGCTGGCTGGTCGCGCCCGCCCAGTCCGTCGACTACTGGTCCACCGTGCTCGCGGACTCCGGGCGGATCGGCGACCCCGCGTATGTGGGCAACCAGTCGCTTCGGGGGCTGTTCAGCAGGCTGGTGGGTGACGAGACCGTGGTGTCCGCCCTGTGGGTGCTGACCTCCGTCCTCGTGGTGACGACGGGCTGGCTGGTGGCGGCGCGACTGCGCGGCCTCGGACAGGACGTTCCCGCGCTGTGCGCGGTCGCGACCGTCGGACTGCTCGTCTCGCCGGTCTCCTGGTCACACCACTGGGTCTGGGTGGTGCCCGCACTGCTCGTGCTGTGGTCCAGACCCGCCGGGATGCCGCATGAGGTGTCCGCGCGGCCGCGCTCCTCGATCCCGGCCCCGCGCTCGGTGCGCTCCGACAGGCCGGCGGCGCCGCCCGCCGCGCTGACCGTGCGTCCGGCGGTGCCCCGTCCGTCGCCCTGGTCCGGCCCGGTGCTGCGCAGGCGCGGGCTGTGCCTGCTCGTGGCCGGCTACCTGATCGCCGGTGTGCACTGGTGGCTGCCGCACGAGCGCGACGACCACCTGGGGTGGAGCGGCTGGCAGCAGGTCCTCGGCAGCGACTACGTGCTCGCGGCGTTGCTCGGCCTGGGCGCGCTGGCCGTCCTCGCGTGGCGCTGGGGCAGACCGCTCGTCGACCCCTCGCAGCCGCAGGCCGAGCCGACGTCGCGGGCCCCGGCTGCGGAGCAGGCCCCGGCGGGGGAGCAGCAGGCGATGCCGGGGCCGGCGGAACGGGGCACGGCAGCGCAGGCCGCGGTGATCCACGAGGACGTCGTGGCGGACGCCGCGCCCGCGGGTGTGACCGCGTCGGCGGGCCGGGGCGGACCCGGCCGACCGGCGACGGACTCCCCCGCGGGTCGGGCAAGACCGGGCGGGCCGGACCAGAACGACCACGGCGTCGCCGAGTCCCCGCCGGACCCGGCGACGCCGGGGGCCGAGCCGGGCCGCCCGGTCGCGGCATCGGAGCCGCCTGCCCGACCCGCGACGCGCCGGGCGACTCCCGGACGTCCACCGGAGGCCTGA